AGCGGCGTAACATTAAAAGGCATTTTTCAAGCGTTAGCAGAGGTAAGGAAAGAAGTACAAATGCCCTTTGTTCTTATGACATATTTAAATCCGGTACTTGCATTCGGAAAAGAGAGATTCATCGAGAACTGTATAGAAGCAGGTGTAGACGGCATCATCGTTCCAGACTTACCGTATGAAGAACAAAATATTATTGCGCCGTTACTTCGAGAGGTAAACATTGCGCTCATCCCACTGGTTACCGTAACGAGTCCTATTGAAAGAATTGAAAAAATTACGAGTGAATCAGAAGGGTTCGTTTATGCTGTTACAGTAGCGGGCGTAACGGGAGTACGTCAAAACTTTAAAGAGGAGATTCATAGTTACTTAGAAAAAGTAAAATCACACGTCAACTTACCAGTAGTCGCTGGATTCGGCATCTCAACAAAAGAACATGTAGAAGAAATGGTTACAATATGCGACGGAGTTGTCGTTGGAAGTAAGGTCATTGAGCTTTTAGAAAATGAAAAGCGAGAAGAAATATGTGAATTAATATATGCAACAAAACAAAAAGAAGAGGCATAGTCTCTTCTTTTTGTTTTGCGTAATAAGTGTTAAAATATACAGAAAATACATATAATTCAGAGGGGGAGAAGGCATGCTAAGACGTAAATTACTATATCTATTTTTAACTGTACCATTATACGCTTGGCTCATTAGCATGACGAAAATAGAGTTAATGGCTCTATTTTTAGGGTATGTATTCATCTTTTCCAACTTAAATCGCATTCAAGAACAGTCTATTTTAGAAATATGTCTATTTTCGATTAGTATAGAATTATTTAGTATCGTTTCGATTGTATTATTAAACGAATTATTTCTACGGATTCATTCATTTACATTAATGAAATTTTGGAATATTATATTGCAAGCAATATGTACTTACATTGTGTTTGTTGTGTTGAAAGAAATAGTCGGAAAGCAGACAGTTTTTCAGGATAATAGAAAATGGGAGTGAATGAAAAGGAGCCGTTTGGTTCCTTTTTTGAATCTGTTTTAAAAACAATTGAAAATTATAGCATCTGTTATATAATAGTTAAAAATTGTATTTTAAACGAAATGAGATGATAACATGGCCATATTGTTGGCACTTATCCCAATTATGATGATTTTCATTTGTTTATTTTTATTTAAACAAACGTCATTAAGGTCCTCGTTAATTTCTTATGCTGTGTCTGTTGGAATCGTTTTACTCTCGCCAACGTTTCAATTAGGGATAAGTGAAACTGTACACGCAACGATTAAAGGATGGTTAATTTGTTTTATTGTCGGGTACGTTTTATTTTTCGGTATTTTTTTATTTCACCTCATGAACAAAATGGGGTACATCGATCAAGTAGCACGTTTTCTAGAAGAAGTTACTCAGGATCGCTTATTACAAATGCTGCTTATGTGTTTTGGCATTTGCCCGCTTATTGAATCAGTAAGTGGATTCGGTATCGGCTTCATGGTTGCAGCACCTATTTTTCTTTCACTAGGATATAAACCATTTCAAGCTGTACTACTCTCATTCATCGGCTTACTAGCTAGTTCATGGGGCGCAATGGCAACGGGTACGATTATCGGTTCGCAGCTAATAAATATGCCTCTTACAACACTTGGCACAAATACAGCGCTATTAAGTATTCCGATGTTTGCTTACTTCGTTATTCTTTCTTTACACGTTGTTGGCGGCTGGCAAGCGGTTATA
This DNA window, taken from Bacillus cereus ATCC 14579, encodes the following:
- the trpA gene encoding tryptophan synthase subunit alpha → MGVEKIKAAFENGKKAFIPYVMGGDGGLEKLKERIRFLDEAGASIVEIGIPFSDPVADGPTIQRAGKRALDSGVTLKGIFQALAEVRKEVQMPFVLMTYLNPVLAFGKERFIENCIEAGVDGIIVPDLPYEEQNIIAPLLREVNIALIPLVTVTSPIERIEKITSESEGFVYAVTVAGVTGVRQNFKEEIHSYLEKVKSHVNLPVVAGFGISTKEHVEEMVTICDGVVVGSKVIELLENEKREEICELIYATKQKEEA
- a CDS encoding DUF4029 domain-containing protein, which encodes MLRRKLLYLFLTVPLYAWLISMTKIELMALFLGYVFIFSNLNRIQEQSILEICLFSISIELFSIVSIVLLNELFLRIHSFTLMKFWNIILQAICTYIVFVVLKEIVGKQTVFQDNRKWE